One Panicum virgatum strain AP13 chromosome 9K, P.virgatum_v5, whole genome shotgun sequence genomic region harbors:
- the LOC120648400 gene encoding DDT domain-containing protein PTM-like isoform X3: MEVDEAAVLGRAAPVGSGANVGTVPVPGEVRDPAHVVPEENMEVDEGGIAEQGRTTTTAVASAGGLQVDEVVGERLVGRYIGRSAPGHGRIILIGKVASYDSTTGVYGVVFEDGQVEDLGLAKLQEFLVSECNGTLDMEASCRKRKLDLPVPSGSALDVREPASTRQRVDGCAMPTMPDAPQQSASGSDTSDDIECSSNSSDFSEEEPSEPCPPVQIVELPPSSGDIDVPEESISYLFAVYSFLRSFSVQLFLSPFGLDDFVAAINCTVQNNLLDAVHFSLLRALRRHLESKSTKLASNCFRYLDWTLIDTLTWPVFLLEYLYVMGCIKNLGVQSFARSLLATEYYKLPVAVKLRVLQILCDHVIDSEELKTELEVREGYNEGMENETDRSVFLGPGSSAVSARATQASAYKRIGDLQSLGRAPNVNNLKAVIENASQDGNHNACRICGMNGTLLHCDGCPWAYHSRCIGQNKSYLPQGAWFCHECVVNNLTPTSARIERCARGAQIFGIDMCGRIFLGSCNYLLIKSCRIQMSSNAESYARYYNHHDVVKVLEVLALSDAYMDICRQIKEYMSGDNKAAKLSSFKPQAYMNLYNQGNIAACAAANLAVITADQGKVSSSQLTTNSRKKIAADNALQVKVFSSATAQFVWPSTEKKLMEVPRDRCDWCLACRSSAIGNKKACFLNMAAANATKSSARILSAMHVIRNSDSHFASIVAYLANMGESLCGLLVGSLQDMQQKQRWHQQLREASNCRTVIPLLLEIVIIRWRLGACAICCFWVKARAAISMQNMHVGLRLANSLILESNIRGVAFSESWLKPTDDWHVVSPDAAAGERHHRKHSLASESGITIDADNSGTWWIGRNISKRILQRWALQRSSIRKAGRQGGKKRIAGLSYHEGSNFPRRSLQFAWRACVGLSQNSSQLALQVRCLDAHIRWKELIPPDQIPSDGASSNCVFSAFKNAVVYDKKIIDNKIRYAVTFTNQKSLPVHVTKNILEAEGNHNENSKLWFSENNVPLYMLREFELKAGISSLPSPDISDSNYFTNFFTTRVKAYTGDVFSYLFHKGDVYTCTSCKKDVLFRDVVKCSLCQGNCHKECTTGSVSGKGGSATSNLVCKLCLQKRNLRLASYHTNASYIWPQQMINGQQPVNASKIIFKVPKANHTSVSSFS, encoded by the exons ATGGAGGTGGATGAGGCTGCCGTTCTGGGCAGAGCGGCGCCTGTGGGGAGCGGGGCAAATGTGGGGACCGTCCCAGTCCCAGGGGAAGTGCGGGATCCGGCTCACGTGGTGCCGGAAGAGAATATGGAGGTGGATGAGGGCGGCATCGCCGAACAAGGGCGTACTACCACAACAGCTGTGGCAAGCGCTGGTGGCCTTCAGGTGGATGAGGTGGTCGGGGAACGCTTGGTGGGCCGGTACATTGGCCGGAGCGCTCCAGGGCATGGAAGAATCATTCTTATTGGGAAGGTTGCATCCTATGACAGCACCACTGGGGTCTATGGCGTGGTGTTTGAGGACGGACAGGTTGAGGATCTTGGACTTGCTAAGCTCCAGGAGTTTCTCGTGTCTGAGTGTAATGGCACATTAGACATGGAGGCCAGCTGCAGGAAGAGGAAGCTGGACTTGCCGGTTCCATCTGGGAGCGCCTTGGATGTCCGAGAGCCGGCGAGTACCAGGCAGAGGGTTGATGGATGTGCGATGCCTACCATGCCTGATGCGCCACAGCAGAGCGCATCAGGCTCGGATACTTCTGATGATATTGAATGTTCCAGCAATTCATCAGATTTCAGTGAAGAAGAACCATCCGAGCCATGCCCTCCAGTGCAGATTGTGGAGTTGCCACCGTCATCGGGAGATATTGATGTGCCAGAAGAGTCCATAAGTTATCTCTTTGCTGTTTATAGCTTCCTGCGGTCATTCAGCGTTCAGCTGTTCCTGAGTCCATTTGGGCTGGATGATTTTGTTGCAGCCATTAATTGCACCGTGCAGAATAACTTGTTGGATGCTGTACATTTCTCGCTACTGCGGGCACTGAGACGGCATCTGGAATCTAAATCCACTAAGCTTGCTTCGAATTGCTTTAG GTATCTGGATTGGACACTAATAGACACATTGACTTGGCCAGTGTTCTTACTAGAATACCTGTACGTGATGGGTTGCATTAAGAATCTAGGGGTTCAGAGTTTTGCTAGAAGCCTCCTAGCCACTGAATACTATAAGCTTCCTGTTGCCGTGAAGCTGAGGGTGCTGCAAATACTCTGTGATCATGTCATCGATTCAGAAGAACTCAAAACAGAACTGGAGGTTCGAGAAGGCTACAACGAGGGGATGGAAAATGAGACTGATCGTAGTGTTTTCTTGGGGCCTGGTTCAAGCGCAGTCTCTGCTAGAGCCACACAGGCCTCTGCTTATAAAAGAATAGGTGATCTACAAAGCCTGGGAAGAGCTCCAAATGTGAACAATCTAAAAGCTGTTATAGAAAACGCTTCTCAGGATGGCAACCATAATGCTTGCCGAATATGTGGAATGAATGGGACTTTGTTACATTGTGATGGCTGCCCATGGGCATATCATTCAAGATGTATTGGTCAAAACAAATCTTATCTTCCCCAGGGAGCATGGTTCTGTCACGAATGTGTGGTTAACAATCTCACACCAACTTCAGCAAGAATTGAGCGTTGTGCAAGAGGAGCCCAAATTTTTGGCATTGATATGTGCGGGAGGATCTTCTTAGGATCCTGCAACTATTTGCTGAT CAAATCCTGCAGGATTCAAATGTCTTCAAATGCAGAGTCTTATGCAAGATATTACAATCATCATGATGTTGTCAAAGTCCTAGAAGTTCTTGCTCTCTCAGATGCATATATGGATATATGCAGGCAAATAAAGGAATATATGAGTGGTGACAATAAGGCAGCAAAGTTGTCATCTTTTAAACCGCAGGCGTACATGAATCTATACAATCAAGGCAACATTGCAGCATGTGCTGCTGCTAATCTAGCTGTTATCACAGCTGATCAAGGTAAAGTTTCATCATCCCAGCTGACCACAAATTCCAGGAAGAAAATCGCTGCGGACAATGCCCTACAAGTGAAAGTATTTTCCTCAGCAACCGCACAATTTGTTTGGCCAAGTACTGAAAAGAAACTTATGGAAGTCCCAAGAGATCGATGTGATTGGTGCCTTGCCTGTAGAAGTTCAGCAATTGGAAATAAAAAGGCATGTTTTCTTAACATGGCCGCTGCAAATGCGACTAAAAGTTCTGCTCGAATTCTTAGTGCCATGCATGTAATAAGAAACTCTGATAGCCATTTCGCCAGCATTGTTGCTTATTTAGCCAACATGGGGGAAAGTTTGTGTGGCCTTTTAGTTGGTTCACTACAAGACATGCAGCAGAAACAACGGTGGCATCAACAACTTCGAGAAGCTTCCAACTGTAGAACTGTAATACCCCTCTTGCTTGAG ATTGTGATAATTAGGTGGAGGTTAGGGGCTTGTGCTATTTGTTGCTTCTGGGTGAAAGCGAGGGCTGCGATAAGTATGCAGAACATGCATGTTGGCCTCCGATTAGCTAATTCACTAATT TTGGAAAGTAACATCCGTGGAGTAGCATTTTCTGAAAGCTGGCTGAAGCCAACAGATGACTGGCATGTGGTGTCTCCTGATGCCGCCGCTGGTGAAAGGCACCACAGAAAGCATTCGTTAGCATCTGAATCTGGTATTACTATTGATGCTGATAACAGCGGGACTTGGTGGATCGGCAGAAATATTTCAAAGCGTATTCTGCAGAGGTGGGCTCTTCAAAGGTCATCCATAAGAAAAGCTGGTCGTCAAG GTGGTAAAAAGAGGATAGCAGGTTTATCCTACCATGAAGGTTCCAATTTTCCAAGACGATCTCTGCAATTTGCTTGGAGAGCATGTGTTGGACTAAGCCAAAATTCATCTCAACTTGCTTTGCAG GTTAGATGTCTTGATGCCCACATTAGATGGAAGGAACTCATCCCTCCAGACCAAATTCCTTCAGATGGAGCAAGTTCTAATTGTGTATTTTCTGCTTTCAAAAATGCTGTAGTCtatgataaaaaaataattgacAATAAGATAAGATACGCAGTTACATTTACCAACCAGAAGTCTCTTcctgtgcatgtaacaaaaaatATCTTGGAAGCAGAAGGTAATCATAATGAAAATAGCAAATTGTGGTTTTCTGAAAACAATGTGCCACTGTACATGTTACGAGAATTTGAGCTGAAAGCTGGGATTAGCTCATTGCCTAGTCCAGATATTTCAGACTCCAACTATTTCACCAATTTCTTCACAACACGAGTAAAAGCATATACTGGGGATGTCTTTtcttatctctttcacaagggGGATGTGTATACCTGCACCTCATGCAAGAAGGATGTTCTATTCAG GGATGTTGTTAAATGCAGCTTATGTCAAG GTAATTGCCACAAAGAGTGCACAACAGGATCTGTTAGTGGCAAAGGAGGCAGTGCTACATCAAATTTGGTATGCAAGTTATGCCTCCAGAAGCGTAATCTTAGGCTTGCAAGTTACCATACAAATGCAAGTTATATCTGGCCTCAACAGATGATTAATGGTCAACAGCCAGTGAATGCTTCCAAAATAATCTTTAAG GTGCCGAAGGCGAACCATACCTCCGTGTCCTCATTCAGCTGA